ACGATTTATCGTCCAGCATAGTGCCGTAGGCGGGAGCAGCATGTTCGCAATAACTGACCGCTAATCTATAGCCTGCGGCAGGGTCAGTAGTGTTCCCAAGATAAATTCTTAGCCCTTCTTCAATCAAATAAAGATTGTGGTTTTTTGGGTATTCACTTTGATAACTTGATAAGGCCTGCAAAAATGATTTTGCCTCATCCGCAGGAATGCGTGGATCGAAAACCGGCGCATTTTTCAAAAGCTCACTGGCTTGCTTGAATAAAGCAGCCGCCTCGCCTGTCGTTTTACCTTTCCGGCTGCAAGCCCTTCTTGCTATAAAAATGGCAAATGAACTTAACCGTAAAGGATTGCTGAACCATTGTTTTAAGACCGTCAATCTCGTTAACTCTTGCGGTCCTTTCGCCTCAATATCTGAAGCAATCCTGAGCAGTTTTTCAGGGATGTCGGTTCTCACTATTCAGCTACCTTAAATTAATAGCAAACCTGAGTCGATGACCCGGAGCTGGTCGGCAGAATATTTCATCAATTGCTACCTCGATTACTTGGCCGTCTCATTGAGCGATTTGTACACCGTGGATCGGCCAATGCCCAGCTGCCTGGCAATGTCGGTAGCGCCTACACCCTGCTTATGCAGGGCCCTGATTTTTTCCGTATCGACGCTGCGTTTGCGGCCAAACTTCACCCCTTTAACCTTAGCCTCGATCCGGCCTTCATTGGTGCGCTCAAGAATGCGTTGACGTTCCGCCTGCGCTACGGCTGACAGAATGGTGACGATCATTTTGCCCATCGTCCCTTCGGTGCTGAGGCCGTCATCCAAAAAACGAACGGCAACGCCCATGCTATCGAATTCCTTGATTAGGGCGATCATGTCGGCCGTATCCCTCCCTAAGCGATCCAGTTTTTTCACCAGGATCACATCGCCTTCTTCGACCTTGAGCCGCAGCAGGTGCAAGCCATCTCGATCGACATGGCTGCCGGAAGCCTTGTCGGTAAAGATGCGGCTGGCTTTGACGCCGGCCTCTTTAAGTGCCTTGACCTGGCTGTCCAGGGATTGCTGGCTCGTGGACACGCGCGCATAACCAAAGAGTCTCATCGCCTCAAACTGTCTCCTAAATCGATTAATAGACGAGCTGTCTATGAATGCCCTGAAAAACGATTTAATAGACAGTCTATGCCTGAGCTATTATCCTGTCCACTAATTTATAAGTTTGTGGACACTTATGAAATATTGCAACTTACTTTAAACGCTAAAGTACATTTTCGTCCCGTTGGACTTCAAATCCCAAGGAACAGTTGAAATGCCTAAGGTGCTGGAAGTATTATTTTGAAGCAATGAATAAATAGCAAAAAGGCCGCTATACGCGGCCTTTTTTAAATTGGCGGGGGCGTCAGCTTTTAGCAAAGGTCCTATAACTACCACTTACTGTTACATCTCTCTCAAGCAGCCTTAGTCTACCCCCAGTGACGCGACCATAGACAACGAGTTTTGCAGGACAGCAATAAAGTTAGTTTGCATAAAAATCACCATTTCAAAATTGAATTCAATTACAACTTGAGCGAAGGTGTTGACTAACAGGCTGCCTGAAGAGGCAAATAACAAAAGATATGTAGTTTTACATGTAGCTAAACTCTTAATATGAAAGACTATAATTTCATTTTAAATTTGGTCACAACGGCAGGACTTGAACCTGCATCTTCTTGCCTGTATCATTAACTATTCCACAATTAATAACATATAGAAAACAAGGGCTCTGTCCAATTGAGCTACGTTGCAGTTATTGGGCGCAATGGCAGGATTCGAACCTGCATCCTCCTTGTCTGTATCCAGCTTAGCGGCATCTAATTCTGTATACAAAGAAAACAAGGGCTCTGTCCATTGGAGCTACATCGCGTTTTTAATTTCTTTTAATTTCTTTTAATTTTTCTACCAAACCCGATAAATCGTATCGGGTAGCTTTTCCTTCTTCCTGCATTCGATTGATAAAGCCATTTTCTTCTAGCGCAGAAATAGCCCGATACACAGACCTTGCACTGATGCCCATTTCTTGAGCCATTTTTTCAGGCGCTGGAAAAGGTGCATTTTCTGGACTCCACCAAAAACGAATAAAGTTTATAAGCACATTAAGCTCTAAAGCTTTTAAGCCAAGCTCGCCTTGCTTTCTAAGTAGAAGATTCGGTACAGCCGTCCAGCCGCCGCCGTATCCTTTAATTATTTCACCCCACTTTGCATCAAGTTCAGCTGTGGATTTTGCATCAAGCTCAACAGTTGAGTCCATATTACCGTTCATTTTTCATTAAGTCAACAATTGTTGTCAATCTATAAAACTAAGTATAATTATAATGACAAAATTATAATATCTCTTTCAAAATTAATCAAGGGTTATTTAAGACAATCAAAGAAAAACTTGGTTAACAGGTGTTGATAAGCACCTCCCGCAGATACTGGGCCAGGCAAGAGCGATGGGAGCATCGTTTTGTGCTAAGACGTCATTAATCAAGTGCACATCTTCAAACATTAAGTAGGAAATTGCCACAAAACTGACATTTCATAATGTATTTCTGATATTGGCAGTGCGAGATTCCGATTCGATGATTTTGCTGATCGCGTGACCTTTTATTAAAGCCAATTCTCCCTGGAGCAATTTACTAATGAAGCACTTGAGTTGGTTAATATCAATGTCTGATCAAGATCGCCAACTTATTGCTAATTGAGAGGCAACGGTTATCGCAAAAAGTCGTTGTTCGCAAAATAAATTATATGCATCTTGGTCTTTAATGCAAAAAATATTGACGACCTTGAGTCTTACCATTATGCTTTTCACTATCCATACTGCATTAAAACATAAAATGCATAGAAAAATGAAATTAGAGCGATTGAAAAACTTAGCCGTATTAATGGCGGGTCATCCGATACGCGGCAGCATTGAACATACACCAGGCGGTGAAATGGCTGTTGTTCAAATGAGAGACGTAGATCCAGAGAAAGGTATCCAAAAGGATGGGCTTTGCCGTATTAATTTGAAGGGTAGAAAAAAACCTGATTATTTGCGCCAAGGTGACATTTTGTTTGTTGGTCGCGGATATCGAATCTTTGCCGTGCTGGTTGATGAAAATTTAGAGCAGGCCGTAGCCAGTCCACACTTTTTTATTCTTCAGATCAAGCCGGGAGCACTTATTCGGCCTGATTATCTAGCTTGGTATATCAACCATACACGGGCACAGAAATATTTCTCCAGCCATGTGGAAGGTACAGCGCTACCTTATATAAATCGCACTGTGCTTGAGAAGTTGTTGGTGATTTTGCCGCCTTTGCAAGTACAGGACTTGATCGTCAATGCCTACCGTTGCAGCCTGAGAGAGAAGGCTTTACTGGAAGCATTGATCGAGAAAAAGAAATTTTTATTAGACGAGTTATTGGATAAAACATTGAATCACTATGACACTCATGAGGACAGATTATGACTACAAAAATTAATCAGGATGAAATCAACGGCATTCTTTGGAAGGCCTGCGATACTTTTCGCGGTGTAGTCGATGCGTCGGAATATAAAAACTATATTTTGGTCATGCTGTTCGTGAAATACATCTCCGATGTTTGGAAGGAGCATTATGATGCTCTGGTTGAAAGGTATGGCAACGACGAAGAAATGATTCTGCGCCGCCTGCACCGCGAGCGTTTTGTGCTGCCCAAAGGTTGCGCCTTTGAAGATATTTATAGCCAACGCAATGAAGCCAACATAGGCGAAGTTATCAATATTGCCTTGGAACATATCGAAGAATCAAACAAGCAAAAGTTGGCTGGTGTATTCCGCAATATCGATTTCAATTCCGAAGCCAACCTGGGCCAGACTAAAGACCGCAACGCCCGACTGAAACATCTGTTAGAGGATTTTCACGATCCACGTTTGGATTTGCGCCCTTCACGGGTCGGCAATCTGGATGTGATCGGTAACGCCTACGAATACCTGATTGCCCGCTTCGCCGCCGGCGCCGGCAAAAAGGCCGGCGAATTCTACACCCCGGCGGAAGTATCGGAATTGATTGCCGAACTGGTCAATCCGCAAGCGGGCGAGCGCATTGCCGATCCGACTTGCGGCTCCGGTTCTCTGCTGATCAAATGTGGAAACCAGCTGCTAAAAAAAGGCATCAAGGATTTTGCCCTGTACGGCCAAGAAATCACCGGCGCCACCTGGGCCTTAGCGAAAATGAACATGTTCCTGCACGGCATGGACAATGCCCGCATCGAATGGGGCGATACCATCCGCAGCCCGAAACTGATCGAAGACGACACCACGATGAAATTCGAAGTAGTGGTCGCGAATCCGCCATTTTCATTGGATAAATGGGGCTACGATGGTGCGAGTAACGACCCCTACAAACGCTTCCATCGCGGCCTGCCGCCGCAATCCAAAGGCGATTATGCCTTTATCTCGCACATGATCGAAACCACGACCAAAGACTCTGGCCGGGTCGGCGTGGTGGTGCCGCATGGCGTGCTGTTCCGTGGCTCCAACGAAGGCAAAATCCGCCAGCAATTGATTGAGGAAAACCTGCTCGATGCGGTGATCGGTTTGCCTGTCAACCTGTTCTACGGCACCGGCATTCCGGCGGCAGTGCTGGTGTTCAAGCGCAATAAGGCGGATAAAAACGTGCTGTTTATCGATGCCAGCCGCGACTATCAGGACGGCAAGAACCAGAACAAGTTGCGGCAATCTGACATCGACAAAATCATTGCCACCTACCAGGCGAGGGAAAGTGTGGACAAATATGCCTATCTCGCCAGCTTCGATGATATCAAGGACAACGACTTCAACATCAACATTCCGCGCTATGTCGATACTTTCGAGGAAGAGGCCGAGATTGATATTGATGCGGTGCAGGCGGAAATTAGTCAGTTGGAAACCGAACTGGAAAGCGTGAAATTGGAAATGGCGGGTTATTTGAAGGAGTTGGGCTATGCGTGTACCTAAAGGATTTCAACAAATCCCTGGACTTAGTATTTGTCCATCTGAATGGAAGGTTGTGCAAGCTGACGATATATGCTCAAAAATAACCAAGGGAACAACTCCGCCGAAATCTGATATTGTTAAAGATAGTGATATTCCTTTCCTAAGGGTAAACAACCTTACATTTGAAGGAAGGCTAAATACTGATAACGAAGTTCTATTTGTATCTGAATCAGCTCATCGCGGCTTTTTGGCACGATCTATTGCCTATCCAAATGACATTTTAATGAATATTGTTGGGCCTCCATTAGGAAAAATAGTTTTATTACCGGATACATTTGATGAATACAACTTGAATCAGGCGATAATAATTTACAGATTGGAACAAGAAAAAGTTAATAAAGCTTATTTCTTAAACTATTTAAAAAGCAATTATGCTCAATATTGGTTAAGATCTCGATCTAAAAAAACATCTGGTCAACAAAATCTCACTATTGAGCTTTGTAAGGAACTTCCTGTACCTCTCCCTGAGATTTACGAACAACAAAAAATCGCCCAAATCCTCTCCACTTGGGATAAAGTCATTGAAAAACTAGAAGCGCTGATTGCCGCCAAGCAAAAGCGTAAAAAAGCCCTGATGCAACAGCTTTTGACTGGGAAAAAGCGATTCGCTGTGTCTGAGGAGGAATGGAAGGAAGTTAGGCTTGGTGATGTTGGAACCATTTCATCCGCTGGCGTAGATAAGAAGATTGTTTCCGGAGAACCAGAAGTAAGGCTATTGAATTTTCTCGATGTATTTCGAAGGAGCTTCTTATTCAATAAAGAAATTGAGCATGTAGTAACTGCGCCAATAGCTAAGATTAAAAAATGCGATATAAAAAAAGGGGATATATTTTTTACCCCCTCATCAGAAACAAGAGAAGAGCTAGCAATATCAGCCGTAGCGATGGAGGATATGCCTGGTGTAGTTTATAGCTATCATATTGTTCGATTTAGGTTGCATGCAGATTGGGATTTAAAATTTCGAGCCTACGTTTTTCAGTCTGAAGGTTTTTGTCGACAAGCATATTTCTTGGGCGATGGCAGTGGACAACGATATGTTATTTCTCAGGACAATTTTAAGAATATGACAGTAAAAGTCCC
The genomic region above belongs to Methylobacter sp. YRD-M1 and contains:
- a CDS encoding recombinase family protein — translated: MRLFGYARVSTSQQSLDSQVKALKEAGVKASRIFTDKASGSHVDRDGLHLLRLKVEEGDVILVKKLDRLGRDTADMIALIKEFDSMGVAVRFLDDGLSTEGTMGKMIVTILSAVAQAERQRILERTNEGRIEAKVKGVKFGRKRSVDTEKIRALHKQGVGATDIARQLGIGRSTVYKSLNETAK
- a CDS encoding helix-turn-helix domain-containing protein; amino-acid sequence: MNGNMDSTVELDAKSTAELDAKWGEIIKGYGGGWTAVPNLLLRKQGELGLKALELNVLINFIRFWWSPENAPFPAPEKMAQEMGISARSVYRAISALEENGFINRMQEEGKATRYDLSGLVEKLKEIKRN
- a CDS encoding restriction endonuclease subunit S, whose protein sequence is MQKILTTLSLTIMLFTIHTALKHKMHRKMKLERLKNLAVLMAGHPIRGSIEHTPGGEMAVVQMRDVDPEKGIQKDGLCRINLKGRKKPDYLRQGDILFVGRGYRIFAVLVDENLEQAVASPHFFILQIKPGALIRPDYLAWYINHTRAQKYFSSHVEGTALPYINRTVLEKLLVILPPLQVQDLIVNAYRCSLREKALLEALIEKKKFLLDELLDKTLNHYDTHEDRL
- a CDS encoding type I restriction-modification system subunit M, whose protein sequence is MTTKINQDEINGILWKACDTFRGVVDASEYKNYILVMLFVKYISDVWKEHYDALVERYGNDEEMILRRLHRERFVLPKGCAFEDIYSQRNEANIGEVINIALEHIEESNKQKLAGVFRNIDFNSEANLGQTKDRNARLKHLLEDFHDPRLDLRPSRVGNLDVIGNAYEYLIARFAAGAGKKAGEFYTPAEVSELIAELVNPQAGERIADPTCGSGSLLIKCGNQLLKKGIKDFALYGQEITGATWALAKMNMFLHGMDNARIEWGDTIRSPKLIEDDTTMKFEVVVANPPFSLDKWGYDGASNDPYKRFHRGLPPQSKGDYAFISHMIETTTKDSGRVGVVVPHGVLFRGSNEGKIRQQLIEENLLDAVIGLPVNLFYGTGIPAAVLVFKRNKADKNVLFIDASRDYQDGKNQNKLRQSDIDKIIATYQARESVDKYAYLASFDDIKDNDFNINIPRYVDTFEEEAEIDIDAVQAEISQLETELESVKLEMAGYLKELGYACT
- a CDS encoding restriction endonuclease subunit S; this translates as MRVPKGFQQIPGLSICPSEWKVVQADDICSKITKGTTPPKSDIVKDSDIPFLRVNNLTFEGRLNTDNEVLFVSESAHRGFLARSIAYPNDILMNIVGPPLGKIVLLPDTFDEYNLNQAIIIYRLEQEKVNKAYFLNYLKSNYAQYWLRSRSKKTSGQQNLTIELCKELPVPLPEIYEQQKIAQILSTWDKVIEKLEALIAAKQKRKKALMQQLLTGKKRFAVSEEEWKEVRLGDVGTISSAGVDKKIVSGEPEVRLLNFLDVFRRSFLFNKEIEHVVTAPIAKIKKCDIKKGDIFFTPSSETREELAISAVAMEDMPGVVYSYHIVRFRLHADWDLKFRAYVFQSEGFCRQAYFLGDGSGQRYVISQDNFKNMTVKVPSYSEQKMIGSVLCSADKEIETHQKQLVALKEQKKGLMQQLLTGKKRVQVKVEEAA